In Trifolium pratense cultivar HEN17-A07 linkage group LG7, ARS_RC_1.1, whole genome shotgun sequence, a genomic segment contains:
- the LOC123899817 gene encoding uncharacterized protein LOC123899817 isoform X1 — MCDQHWLNLAMADDSIVAELLLRLNNPQPPLQLHWKTRQPRSKSIPPKQDYYSTRASPNTPLSWCAATSPSDESTLPTKLAESSSRSKLANQKERVTTKNPKRKKTLAELKEEESLLLKERRNLKNEVVSLRLTVEKERATNESLKRMKLDFESRQNSNNATTSNSSQFVEAVCRPSDSISPKTVTHKVLIDDSHVNAANAPPKVLETVKQEPKFVLPDLNLLVEEDLSY, encoded by the exons ATGTGCGACCAACACTGGCTCAACTTAGCTATGGCCGACGATTCCATCGTCGCCGAACTTCTCCTCCGTCTCAACAACCCTCAACCACCACTTCAACTCCACTGGAAAACTCGTCAGCCCCGCTCCAAATCCATTCCACCAAAACAAGACTATTATTCCACCAGAGCTAGCCCCAACACCCCACTTTCATGGTGCGCCGCCACGTCACCAAGCGATGAATCCACCCTCCCAACAAAACTCGCCGAATCTTCTTCGAGATCTAAG CTTGCTAATCAAAAGGAAAGAGTTACTACAAAaaacccaaaaagaaaaaag ACTTTAGCTGAACTAAAAGAGGAAGAAAGTTTGTTATTGAAAGAAAggagaaatttaaaaaat GAGGTGGTGTCTTTGCGCCTAACCGTCGAAAAAGAAAGAGCAACTAATGAAAGTTTAAAGAGAATGAAG CTGGATTTTGAGTCACGACAGAACTCTAATAATGCTACAACCTCTAATTCATCCCAATTTGTGGAGGCAGTATGTCGTCCTTCTGATTCAATCTCCCCCAAAACTGTCACACACAAGGTTCTTATCGATGATTCACATGTTAATGCTGCAAATGCTCCTCCGAAAGTACTAGAGACTGTTAAGCAAGAACCTAAATTTGTTCTACCAGACCTAAACTTGCTTGTGGAGGAGGATTTAAGCTATTAG
- the LOC123899817 gene encoding uncharacterized protein LOC123899817 isoform X2, protein MCDQHWLNLAMADDSIVAELLLRLNNPQPPLQLHWKTRQPRSKSIPPKQDYYSTRASPNTPLSWCAATSPSDESTLPTKLAESSSRSKLANQKERVTTKNPKRKKTLAELKEEESLLLKERRNLKNEVVSLRLTVEKERATNESLKRMKLDFVEAVCRPSDSISPKTVTHKVLIDDSHVNAANAPPKVLETVKQEPKFVLPDLNLLVEEDLSY, encoded by the exons ATGTGCGACCAACACTGGCTCAACTTAGCTATGGCCGACGATTCCATCGTCGCCGAACTTCTCCTCCGTCTCAACAACCCTCAACCACCACTTCAACTCCACTGGAAAACTCGTCAGCCCCGCTCCAAATCCATTCCACCAAAACAAGACTATTATTCCACCAGAGCTAGCCCCAACACCCCACTTTCATGGTGCGCCGCCACGTCACCAAGCGATGAATCCACCCTCCCAACAAAACTCGCCGAATCTTCTTCGAGATCTAAG CTTGCTAATCAAAAGGAAAGAGTTACTACAAAaaacccaaaaagaaaaaag ACTTTAGCTGAACTAAAAGAGGAAGAAAGTTTGTTATTGAAAGAAAggagaaatttaaaaaat GAGGTGGTGTCTTTGCGCCTAACCGTCGAAAAAGAAAGAGCAACTAATGAAAGTTTAAAGAGAATGAAG CTGGAT TTTGTGGAGGCAGTATGTCGTCCTTCTGATTCAATCTCCCCCAAAACTGTCACACACAAGGTTCTTATCGATGATTCACATGTTAATGCTGCAAATGCTCCTCCGAAAGTACTAGAGACTGTTAAGCAAGAACCTAAATTTGTTCTACCAGACCTAAACTTGCTTGTGGAGGAGGATTTAAGCTATTAG
- the LOC123899816 gene encoding F-box/LRR-repeat protein 14-like has product MDNIPDHIVWEILSRIKKTSDRNNVSLVCKRLYYIDNAQRHFLKVGCGMDPANEALTSLCVRFLNLSKVEIAYSGWMSKLGKQLDDKGLLILANHCPLLCDLTLSYCTFITDVGLRYLASSSKLASLRLDFTQRITGCGILSLVVGCKNLSRLHLIRCLNVSSVEWLEYLGKLGTLEDLSIRNCRAIGEGDLIKLGPGWQKLKRLQFEVDANYRYMKVYDRLSVDRWQKQQVPCENMVELTLVNCIISPGRGLACVLAKCKNLEKVHLDMCVGVRDFDIISLSQRSSDLRSVSFRVPSDFSLPCLVNNPLRLTDESLDALAQNCSKLESVSISFSDGEFPSSSSFTLSGILCLLQKCPVRQLALDHVYSFNDVGMEALCTAEYLESLELVRCQEISDEGLQLVSQFPRLCILRLCKCLGISDDGLKPLVGSFKLDFLAVEDCPQVSERGVQGAAKFVSFRQDLSWMY; this is encoded by the coding sequence ATGGATAATATACCAGATCATATAGTATGGGAAATATTGAGTAGAATAAAGAAAACTAGTGACAGAAACAATGTTTCATTGGTTTGTAAAAGGCTTTACTATATAGATAATGCACAGAGACATTTTCTTAAGGTTGGATGTGGAATGGATCCTGCCAATGAAGCTTTAACGAGTTTGTGTGTTAGGTTTCTCAACTTGTCTAAAGTAGAGATAGCATATTCCGGTTGGATGTCGAAATTAGGGAAACAATTGGATGATAAGGGTCTTTTAATTCTTGCAAATCATTGCCCTTTATTATGTGATCTTACTTTAAGTTACTGCACTTTTATTACCGATGTTGGTCTTCGTTACTTGGCTTCTTCTTCCAAGTTGGCATCTTTGAGGTTGGATTTCACTCAGAGAATAACTGGTTGTGGAATATTGTCTCTCGTTGTCGGTTGCAAGAATCTTTCTAGGCTTCACCTTATAAGGTGTCTTAATGTGAGTAGTGTGGAGTGGCTTGAATACCTTGGCAAACTTGGAACACTTGAGGATCTTTCCATTAGGAATTGTAGAGCTATTGGTGAAGGTGACTTGATTAAGCTTGGCCCTGGTTGGCAGAAACTTAAAAGGTTGCAGTTTGAAGTCGATGCGAATTACCGATATATGAAAGTTTATGATAGACTGTCTGTTGATAGGTGGCAAAAGCAACAAGTCCCTTGTGAAAATATGGTGGAACTAACTTTGGTGAATTGCATCATAAGCCCAGGAAGAGGGCTTGCTTGCGTGTTAGCCAAGTGCAAGAACTTGGAAAAAGTTCACCTGGACATGTGTGTTGGTGTAAGGGACTTTGACATAATTAGCTTGTCTCAAAGATCAAGTGACCTTCGATCGGTTTCATTTAGAGTTCCATCTGATTTTTCTCTTCCCTGCTTGGTGAATAATCCTTTGAGATTAACCGATGAGAGTCTGGATGCCTTGGCTCAAAACTGCTCAAAGCTTGAATCAGTGAGCATATCTTTTTCTGATGGGGAGTTTCCCTCGTCCTCCTCATTCACATTGAGTGGAATACTTTGCTTATTACAAAAATGCCCTGTTCGGCAGCTTGCCCTTGATCACGTTTATTCCTTCAATGATGTTGGAATGGAGGCTCTTTGCACTGCAGAATATCTTGAGTCACTTGAACTTGTGAGATGCCAAGAGATTAGTGATGAGGGTCTACAGCTTGTGAGTCAGTTTCCTCGATTGTGTATTTTACGGTTATGCAAGTGTTTGGGAATCTCAGATGATGGATTAAAGCCGCTTGTTGGATCGTTCAAGTTGGATTTCTTGGCCGTTGAAGATTGTCCTCAAGTTTCTGAAAGAGGAGTCCAAGGAGCTGCAAAGTTTGTGTCTTTCAGGCAAGATTTATCTTGGATGTATTGA